Proteins encoded within one genomic window of Bradyrhizobium sp. 186:
- the metF gene encoding methylenetetrahydrofolate reductase [NAD(P)H], whose protein sequence is MTELTTPAQADGQDGHLQNGHLSSKRPAISFEFFPPKTEEMERNLWDTINRLAPLDPKFVSVTYGAGGSTRERTHSTISRILKETALLPAAHLTCVGASRGEIDEIVDRYHEVGVRHIVGLRGDPPGGIGTPYATHPDGYQSSAELVAGIKKRHADIEVSVSAYPEKHPEARDFDADIDTLKAKVDAGATRAITQVFFDNDLYFRYLDRVRARGIDIPIVPGIMPMHNFKQARNFVTRAGTSVPNWLAEKFDGLDDDPDTRKLVAATVAAGQVHKLAKHGVDTFHFYTMNRADLVFAISHLLGIRAKSAQKAA, encoded by the coding sequence ATGACCGAGTTGACGACGCCTGCCCAGGCCGACGGGCAAGACGGGCACCTCCAAAATGGGCATCTCTCTTCGAAGCGGCCTGCGATCTCTTTCGAGTTCTTTCCGCCCAAGACCGAGGAGATGGAGCGGAATCTCTGGGACACCATCAACCGCCTCGCCCCGCTCGACCCGAAATTCGTCTCGGTGACCTATGGCGCCGGCGGCTCGACCCGTGAGCGCACGCATTCCACCATCTCGCGTATCCTGAAAGAAACCGCGCTGCTGCCGGCGGCGCATTTGACCTGCGTCGGCGCCTCGCGCGGCGAGATCGACGAGATCGTCGACCGCTATCACGAGGTCGGCGTCCGCCACATCGTCGGCTTGCGCGGCGATCCGCCCGGCGGCATCGGCACGCCCTACGCCACGCACCCCGACGGCTATCAGAGCTCGGCCGAGCTCGTCGCCGGGATCAAGAAGCGGCACGCCGATATCGAGGTCTCGGTCTCGGCCTATCCCGAGAAGCACCCCGAGGCACGCGACTTCGACGCCGATATCGACACGCTGAAGGCCAAGGTCGATGCGGGCGCCACGCGCGCGATCACGCAGGTCTTCTTCGACAACGACCTCTACTTCCGCTATCTCGATCGCGTCCGCGCCCGCGGCATCGATATCCCGATCGTGCCGGGCATCATGCCGATGCACAATTTCAAGCAGGCCCGCAATTTCGTCACCCGCGCCGGCACCAGCGTGCCTAACTGGCTTGCGGAGAAATTCGACGGCCTCGACGACGACCCCGACACAAGGAAGCTGGTCGCGGCGACCGTTGCCGCCGGCCAAGTGCACAAGCTGGCGAAGCACGGCGTCGACACCTTCCATTTCTACACCATGAACCGCGCCGATCTCGTGTTCGCTATCAGCCATTTGCTCGGCATTCGCGCCAAGAGCGCCCAGAAGGCTGCGTAG
- a CDS encoding LLM class flavin-dependent oxidoreductase, with product MLPLSVLDLSVVTTGTKPAAALRNSIDLARHVDGLGYVRYWLAEHHNLASVASPAPDVMIGQIAAVTKHIRVGSGGVMLPNHAPLVVAERFKMLEALFPGRIDLGLGRAPGTDGATAYALRSRLDRREGDDFLERLQELILWETREFPSGHPYNNVVAMPDDTKLPPIWLLGSSDYSSELAAQVGMGFAFAHHFASHDAIDAMVHYRNRFQPSAWSASPHAILGVAVITADTDDEAEKLATSFDLNRLRRDRGQYLPLPSVEEALAYPYTDTERTSILRNRSRLFVGSPATVQQKLQPLINASKPDELMVITAVYDHDARKRSYSLLAEVFGLAKQVAA from the coding sequence ATGCTCCCGCTCTCAGTTCTTGACCTCTCCGTCGTCACCACAGGCACAAAGCCCGCCGCGGCGCTGCGCAACAGCATCGATCTGGCGCGCCATGTCGATGGTCTCGGCTATGTCCGCTACTGGCTCGCCGAGCACCACAATCTGGCTTCCGTCGCCAGCCCGGCCCCCGACGTCATGATTGGGCAGATCGCGGCGGTGACGAAGCACATAAGGGTCGGCTCCGGCGGCGTGATGCTCCCCAACCATGCGCCGCTGGTGGTGGCCGAACGATTCAAGATGCTGGAGGCGCTGTTCCCCGGTCGCATCGATCTGGGCCTCGGCCGCGCCCCCGGCACCGATGGTGCCACGGCGTATGCGCTCAGAAGCCGGCTCGACCGCCGCGAGGGCGACGATTTCCTGGAGCGGCTGCAAGAATTGATTCTGTGGGAGACCCGCGAATTCCCCTCAGGCCACCCTTACAACAACGTCGTCGCGATGCCCGACGACACCAAGCTGCCACCGATCTGGCTGCTCGGCTCCAGCGACTACTCCTCGGAGTTGGCCGCCCAGGTCGGCATGGGCTTCGCCTTCGCCCATCACTTCGCGTCTCATGATGCGATTGATGCGATGGTGCATTATCGCAACCGCTTCCAGCCTTCGGCTTGGAGCGCGAGCCCGCACGCGATCCTTGGAGTCGCGGTGATCACCGCTGACACCGATGACGAAGCCGAAAAGCTCGCCACCTCCTTCGATCTCAACCGCCTGCGCCGCGACCGCGGCCAGTATCTGCCGTTGCCGAGCGTCGAGGAGGCGCTGGCCTATCCTTATACGGACACCGAGCGCACCTCGATCCTCCGCAACCGCTCTCGCCTGTTCGTCGGCAGCCCTGCGACGGTGCAGCAGAAACTTCAGCCGTTGATCAACGCCAGCAAGCCGGATGAATTGATGGTGATCACGGCTGTGTACGATCACGACGCGCGGAAGAGGTCGTATTCGCTGCTGGCGGAGGTGTTCGGGCTGGCGAAGCAGGTGGCCGCGTAA
- a CDS encoding prephenate dehydratase — protein sequence MTKLKIAFQGEPGANSHIAIVEAYPDAEPMPCATFEDALSAISSGEADLGMIPIENSVAGRVADIHHLLPASGLFIVGEWFLPVRHQLMAVKGTKLSDIKSVESHVHALGQCRRIIRKLGIKPIVHADTAGSARDISERKDKTVAAIASRLAAQIYGLDILAEDIEDEAHNTTRFVMLAREPKWAAQGSGPLVTTFVFRVRNLPAALYKALGGFATNGVNMTKLESYMVDGNFFATQFYADVDGHPEDKGLAFAIEELKFFSREFRIVGVYPGHPFRATME from the coding sequence ATGACCAAGCTGAAAATCGCGTTCCAGGGCGAGCCCGGGGCCAATTCCCACATCGCCATCGTCGAGGCTTATCCCGACGCCGAGCCGATGCCCTGCGCCACCTTCGAGGACGCGCTGTCGGCGATTTCGTCGGGCGAGGCCGATCTCGGCATGATCCCGATCGAGAATTCGGTCGCGGGCCGTGTCGCCGACATCCATCACCTGCTGCCGGCCTCCGGCCTCTTCATCGTCGGTGAATGGTTCCTGCCGGTCCGGCATCAGCTGATGGCGGTGAAGGGAACGAAGCTTTCCGACATCAAGAGCGTCGAGAGCCATGTGCATGCGCTCGGCCAGTGCCGGCGCATCATCCGCAAGCTTGGTATCAAGCCGATCGTGCACGCCGACACCGCCGGCAGCGCCCGCGACATCTCCGAGCGCAAGGACAAGACGGTCGCCGCGATCGCCTCGCGCCTGGCCGCGCAGATTTATGGCCTCGACATCCTTGCCGAGGACATCGAGGACGAGGCGCACAACACCACGCGCTTCGTGATGCTGGCGCGAGAGCCGAAATGGGCGGCGCAAGGCTCCGGCCCGCTGGTCACGACTTTTGTATTTCGGGTGCGCAACCTGCCGGCCGCGCTCTACAAGGCGCTCGGCGGCTTTGCCACCAACGGCGTCAACATGACCAAGCTCGAGAGCTACATGGTCGACGGCAATTTCTTCGCCACGCAGTTTTATGCCGACGTCGACGGCCATCCCGAGGACAAGGGCCTGGCGTTCGCGATCGAGGAGCTGAAATTCTTCTCGCGCGAATTCCGTATCGTTGGCGTGTATCCGGGGCACCCCTTCCGCGCGACGATGGAGTGA
- a CDS encoding 3-deoxy-manno-octulosonate cytidylyltransferase has product MTDPRILVLIPARMAATRLPGKPLADIAGLPMIVHVMRRAEAAGIGRVAVATDTAEIASVVTAHGGEAVMTRPEHPSGSDRIHEAMRKLDPAGKAEIVVNLQGDFPTITTGNIRDVLPPLEDAAVDIATLASQIHTEEEDLAPSVVKAVGTSLGGKRMRALYFTRATAPTGDGPRYHHIGLYAYRRAALERFVSLPPSPLELQEKLEQLRALEAGMRIDFTIVDTVPRGVDTPADLETARSILSKS; this is encoded by the coding sequence ATGACCGATCCCCGCATCCTGGTGCTGATCCCGGCCCGCATGGCCGCCACCCGCCTACCCGGCAAGCCGCTCGCCGATATCGCGGGGCTCCCGATGATCGTGCACGTGATGCGCCGCGCCGAAGCCGCCGGGATCGGCCGGGTCGCGGTCGCAACCGATACGGCGGAGATCGCATCGGTCGTTACCGCCCATGGCGGCGAAGCCGTGATGACCCGCCCGGAGCACCCCTCGGGCTCGGACCGCATCCACGAGGCCATGCGGAAGCTCGATCCGGCAGGAAAGGCCGAGATCGTGGTCAATCTCCAGGGCGATTTCCCGACGATCACGACCGGCAACATCCGTGACGTGCTGCCGCCGCTGGAAGACGCGGCCGTGGACATCGCCACGCTGGCCTCGCAAATCCATACCGAGGAGGAGGACCTTGCGCCCAGCGTCGTGAAGGCGGTCGGAACCTCGCTTGGGGGCAAGCGGATGCGCGCGCTCTATTTCACCCGCGCCACGGCGCCAACGGGCGACGGACCGCGCTACCACCATATCGGCCTCTACGCCTACCGCCGCGCGGCGCTGGAGCGGTTCGTGTCGCTGCCGCCCTCGCCGCTCGAATTGCAGGAGAAGCTCGAGCAGCTCCGGGCGCTGGAGGCCGGGATGCGGATCGACTTCACCATAGTCGATACCGTGCCCCGCGGGGTCGACACGCCGGCCGACCTCGAAACCGCCCGCAGCATACTTTCCAAATCCTGA
- a CDS encoding cytochrome c family protein — protein sequence MDSFELNKILGAVLGTCLFLLVTSFTANALFTPKPLEKPGFEIAVKEDAGHGKEGGAAAAPSEPIEKLLQTASVEKGAAAAKKCGACHTFEKGGPNRVGPNLFGVVGDHVGEGRGGFNFSAAMKGKGGAWDFDALNKFIANPKGYVPGTAMGFAGIPKDSERADVIAYLNSLSDSPKPLPTASK from the coding sequence ATGGACTCCTTCGAACTCAACAAGATTCTCGGTGCCGTGCTCGGCACTTGCCTCTTCCTCCTGGTGACGAGCTTCACCGCCAACGCGCTGTTCACGCCGAAGCCGCTGGAAAAGCCCGGTTTCGAGATAGCCGTGAAGGAGGACGCCGGCCACGGCAAGGAAGGTGGCGCCGCTGCTGCGCCCTCCGAGCCGATCGAAAAACTGCTCCAGACCGCCTCCGTCGAGAAGGGCGCGGCTGCCGCCAAGAAGTGCGGCGCCTGCCACACCTTCGAGAAGGGCGGCCCGAATCGCGTCGGTCCGAACCTCTTTGGCGTCGTTGGCGACCATGTCGGCGAGGGCCGCGGCGGCTTCAACTTTTCGGCCGCGATGAAGGGCAAGGGCGGCGCCTGGGATTTCGATGCGCTCAACAAGTTCATCGCCAATCCGAAGGGCTACGTCCCGGGCACCGCGATGGGTTTTGCCGGCATCCCGAAGGATAGCGAGCGCGCTGACGTCATCGCCTATCTGAACAGCCTCTCCGACAGCCCGAAACCACTGCCGACGGCGTCGAAGTAA
- a CDS encoding extracellular solute-binding protein: MAITRRDLLLTGAAALAIPALGSAAGVPVIGAAEAAGELPWRHALSLFGNVKYPAGFERFDYVNPEAPKGGIARQIVTGTFDNFNIVVAGVKGTVAGAVAFIYESLLTASLDEVSTEYGALAEAVSHPDDFSFVTYRLRPQAKWHDGKPVTADDVIFSLDSFKKHHPMYSAYYSHVVKAEKVGEREVKFVFDAPGNRELPQIVGQLTILPKHWWEGTDAQGRKRDVSATTLEVPLGSGPYRIKEFVAGRTISLERVNDYWGRDFAANVGRNNFDELRYEYFRDATVAIEAFKADQVDWRTENSAKSWATAYDFPAVAEKRVILEEFANRSSGVMQAFVPNLRRAKFKDPRVRRALNYAFDFEEMNKQIFFGQYKRISSYFDGIDELMATGLPQGKELEILETVRADVPPEVFTTVYTNPVGGSPEAVRDNLREALRLLKEAGYEVRDRKLIDVKTGSQLAFELLSADPSFERIVLFYKPSLERLGIAVSVRTVDPTQYENRLRDWDFDVVTNSWGESQSPGNEQREFWSSKTADIAGSRNITGIKNPAIDKLIERVIYATDRDDLVAATKALDRVLLWNHYVVPQWTYSKVRTARWDRFGRPAELPKYGQSGFPFIWWYDADKAARIAKKS; encoded by the coding sequence TTGGCCATTACCCGACGCGATCTCTTGCTCACCGGCGCCGCTGCCTTGGCGATTCCTGCCCTCGGTTCCGCGGCGGGTGTTCCCGTCATCGGCGCGGCCGAGGCCGCAGGCGAACTGCCGTGGCGCCACGCGCTGTCACTGTTCGGGAACGTCAAATACCCCGCCGGCTTCGAGCGGTTCGATTATGTCAATCCGGAAGCGCCCAAAGGCGGCATCGCGCGCCAGATCGTCACCGGTACCTTCGACAATTTCAACATCGTCGTGGCCGGTGTGAAGGGCACGGTCGCCGGTGCCGTCGCGTTCATCTATGAGTCCCTCCTGACGGCCTCGCTCGACGAAGTCTCGACCGAATACGGTGCGCTGGCCGAGGCCGTAAGTCACCCGGACGATTTCTCCTTCGTCACCTATCGTTTGCGGCCGCAAGCCAAATGGCATGACGGCAAGCCGGTCACCGCGGATGACGTGATCTTCTCGCTCGATTCCTTCAAGAAGCACCACCCGATGTACTCGGCCTACTACAGCCATGTGGTGAAGGCCGAGAAGGTCGGCGAGCGCGAGGTAAAGTTCGTGTTCGACGCGCCGGGCAACCGCGAGCTGCCGCAGATCGTGGGGCAGCTCACCATCCTGCCGAAGCACTGGTGGGAAGGCACCGACGCACAAGGGCGCAAGCGCGACGTCTCCGCCACCACGCTCGAGGTGCCGCTGGGCTCGGGTCCCTACCGGATCAAGGAGTTCGTTGCCGGCCGCACCATCAGTCTCGAGCGCGTGAACGACTATTGGGGACGCGATTTCGCCGCCAATGTCGGCCGCAACAATTTCGACGAGCTGCGTTACGAATATTTCCGGGACGCTACCGTCGCGATCGAGGCGTTCAAGGCCGACCAGGTCGATTGGCGTACCGAGAACAGCGCCAAGAGCTGGGCGACCGCCTACGATTTCCCGGCCGTGGCCGAGAAGCGCGTGATCCTGGAGGAGTTCGCCAACCGCAGTTCGGGCGTCATGCAGGCCTTCGTGCCGAACCTGCGCCGCGCCAAGTTCAAGGATCCCCGCGTGCGCCGCGCGCTGAACTACGCGTTCGACTTCGAGGAAATGAACAAGCAGATCTTTTTCGGCCAGTACAAGCGCATCAGCAGCTATTTCGACGGCATCGATGAACTGATGGCGACCGGTCTGCCGCAGGGCAAGGAGCTGGAAATTCTCGAAACCGTACGCGCGGACGTGCCGCCCGAGGTCTTCACGACGGTTTACACCAACCCGGTCGGAGGCAGCCCGGAAGCGGTACGCGACAATCTGCGCGAGGCGCTACGCTTGCTGAAGGAGGCCGGCTATGAGGTGCGCGATCGCAAGCTGATCGATGTCAAGACCGGGAGCCAGCTCGCCTTCGAACTCTTGAGCGCAGATCCGAGCTTCGAGAGGATCGTGCTGTTCTACAAGCCGTCGCTCGAGCGCCTCGGCATTGCGGTCAGCGTGCGGACGGTCGATCCGACCCAATACGAGAACAGGCTTCGCGACTGGGATTTCGACGTCGTCACCAACTCCTGGGGCGAGTCGCAGTCGCCGGGCAACGAGCAGCGCGAGTTCTGGTCGTCCAAGACGGCCGACATCGCTGGTTCGCGCAATATTACCGGTATCAAGAATCCGGCGATCGACAAGCTGATCGAGCGGGTGATCTATGCCACGGATCGCGACGATCTCGTAGCCGCAACCAAAGCGCTCGACCGTGTGCTGCTGTGGAATCACTACGTCGTGCCGCAGTGGACTTACTCGAAGGTACGCACCGCGCGCTGGGATCGCTTTGGTCGTCCAGCCGAGTTGCCCAAATACGGCCAGTCGGGCTTCCCGTTCATCTGGTGGTATGACGCAGACAAGGCGGCGCGGATCGCAAAGAAGTCGTGA
- a CDS encoding extracellular solute-binding protein, producing the protein MAQPSRRHVLGLGIVALSASWLRGSRASEIPTEVHGMSAFGDLKYPADFHHFDYVNLDAPKGGTFSLIPSVRAYNQSYQTFNSLNAFILKGDGAQGMDMTFAPLMVRANDEPDGMYGLAAKSVQISPDKLVYRFTMRPEAKFHDGTKLTAHDGAFSLTALKTKGHPLIIVQMRDMVSAEAIDDATLIVTFAKGRARDVPLYVASLPIFSKAYYASRAFDETSLEIPLGSGPYKVGNFEVNRYIEYERVKDWWAADLPACRGSYNFDIVRYEFYRDRDVAFEGFTGKNYLYREEFTSRIWATRYDFPAVKDGRVKIEVVPDDTPSGAQGWFINTRREKFRDPRVREALIDAFDFEWTNKTIMYGAYARTVSPFQNSDLMASDGPPSSEELKLLEPFRGQVPGEVFAAPFAPPVSDGSGQDRGLLRKAQQLLNEAGVPIKDGKRMLPNGEVFRIEFLLDEPSFQPHHGPYIKNLATLGIEASVRLVDAVQYKARQEDFDFDMTIQRFSMSATPGDAMRAFFSSQVAATKGSYNLAGIASPAIDAMIEKIMAADNREELTIACRAFDRLFRAGRYWVPQWYNKTHRLAYWDQFSRPQKLPRYANGVGAPDIWWYDRAKVAKFEQAK; encoded by the coding sequence ATGGCGCAGCCCTCACGCCGGCACGTGCTCGGTCTCGGCATTGTCGCCCTGAGCGCGTCGTGGCTGCGGGGCTCGCGGGCCTCGGAGATCCCGACCGAAGTCCACGGTATGTCGGCATTCGGCGATCTCAAATACCCCGCCGACTTCCACCATTTCGACTATGTCAATCTCGATGCGCCGAAGGGCGGCACGTTCTCGCTCATTCCGTCGGTGCGCGCCTACAACCAGTCGTACCAGACATTCAACTCGCTCAACGCCTTCATCCTCAAAGGTGATGGCGCGCAGGGCATGGACATGACTTTTGCGCCGCTGATGGTGCGAGCTAATGACGAGCCGGACGGGATGTATGGGCTCGCCGCCAAATCCGTGCAGATATCGCCTGACAAGCTGGTCTATCGCTTCACGATGCGTCCCGAGGCGAAATTCCACGACGGAACCAAGCTCACCGCGCACGACGGGGCGTTTTCGTTGACGGCGCTGAAGACGAAGGGCCATCCGCTGATCATCGTGCAGATGCGTGACATGGTCAGCGCGGAAGCTATCGACGATGCGACACTGATCGTCACCTTTGCCAAGGGGCGGGCCCGTGACGTACCGCTCTATGTCGCGAGCCTGCCGATCTTTTCGAAAGCGTACTATGCGTCTCGAGCCTTCGACGAAACATCCCTGGAAATCCCGCTGGGCTCAGGGCCTTACAAGGTCGGAAATTTCGAGGTCAATCGCTACATCGAATACGAGCGCGTGAAAGACTGGTGGGCCGCCGATCTGCCGGCTTGCCGGGGCAGCTACAATTTCGACATCGTGCGCTACGAGTTCTACCGTGACCGTGATGTTGCGTTCGAAGGCTTCACCGGCAAGAATTATCTCTATCGCGAGGAGTTCACGTCCCGCATCTGGGCGACGCGCTATGATTTTCCTGCGGTGAAGGATGGTCGCGTCAAGATCGAGGTCGTGCCCGACGATACGCCCTCCGGTGCGCAAGGCTGGTTCATCAACACGCGGCGCGAGAAGTTCAGGGATCCGCGCGTGCGCGAGGCCTTGATCGACGCCTTTGACTTCGAATGGACCAACAAGACCATCATGTACGGCGCCTATGCCCGTACGGTGTCGCCCTTCCAGAATTCGGATCTGATGGCGAGCGACGGGCCTCCTTCGTCGGAAGAGCTGAAGCTGCTGGAGCCGTTCCGCGGCCAGGTTCCCGGCGAAGTGTTCGCCGCACCGTTTGCGCCTCCGGTCTCGGACGGGTCCGGGCAAGACCGTGGCCTGTTGCGGAAGGCGCAGCAATTGCTGAACGAGGCCGGAGTGCCCATCAAGGACGGCAAGCGGATGCTGCCGAATGGCGAGGTGTTCAGGATCGAGTTCTTGTTGGACGAGCCCTCCTTCCAGCCGCATCATGGGCCCTACATCAAGAACCTCGCGACGCTCGGCATCGAGGCGAGCGTGCGTCTCGTCGATGCCGTGCAATACAAGGCGCGCCAGGAAGATTTCGACTTTGACATGACGATCCAGCGCTTCAGCATGTCGGCGACTCCCGGCGATGCCATGCGCGCGTTCTTCTCCTCGCAAGTCGCAGCAACCAAGGGCTCATACAATCTCGCGGGCATCGCTAGCCCGGCCATTGATGCCATGATTGAGAAGATCATGGCGGCCGACAACCGCGAAGAATTGACCATCGCCTGCCGTGCCTTCGATCGCCTGTTCCGTGCCGGCCGCTATTGGGTGCCGCAATGGTATAACAAGACGCATCGGCTTGCTTATTGGGATCAATTCAGCCGTCCCCAAAAGCTTCCGCGTTACGCAAACGGCGTCGGTGCTCCGGATATCTGGTGGTATGACCGCGCCAAGGTGGCCAAGTTCGAGCAGGCGAAATAG
- a CDS encoding microcin C ABC transporter permease YejB — MSAYIARRILLMIPTLLGILFVSFVVVQFAPGGPVERVIAQLSGADTGGSSRISGGGDFAQRAPGQLGADGDAINSKYRGAQGLDPDFIKKLEVQFGFDKPAPERFALMVWNFSRFDFGKSYFRDVSVIQLIKEKLPVSISLGIWLTLITYLISIPLGIRKAVKDGTRFDTWTSAAIIVGFAIPGFLFAILLIILFAGGSFFNLFPLRGLTSDGWSQFPWYWKIIDYFWHLALPLISMGLSAFATMTLLTKNSFLDEIRKQYVMTARAKGCSEGQVLYGHIFRNAMLIVIAGFPGAFIHAFFSGSLLIETIFSLDGLGLLSFESVLNRDYPVVFGTLYIFSLVGLVVNLISDLTYMWIDPRIDFEAREV, encoded by the coding sequence ATGAGCGCCTATATCGCCCGCCGCATTCTGCTGATGATCCCGACGCTGCTCGGGATTCTCTTCGTCTCCTTCGTCGTCGTGCAGTTCGCGCCGGGCGGGCCGGTCGAGCGGGTGATCGCGCAGCTCTCCGGCGCCGATACCGGCGGCAGCTCGCGCATTTCGGGCGGCGGCGATTTCGCGCAGCGGGCGCCCGGGCAGCTCGGCGCCGACGGTGATGCCATCAACTCGAAGTATCGCGGCGCGCAGGGCCTCGACCCAGACTTCATCAAGAAGCTCGAGGTGCAGTTCGGTTTCGACAAGCCGGCGCCGGAACGGTTCGCGCTGATGGTCTGGAATTTCTCGCGCTTCGATTTCGGCAAGAGCTATTTCCGCGACGTCAGCGTGATCCAGTTGATCAAGGAGAAGCTGCCGGTCTCGATCTCGCTCGGCATCTGGCTGACGCTGATTACCTATCTGATCTCGATTCCGCTCGGCATCCGCAAGGCGGTGAAGGACGGCACGCGCTTCGACACCTGGACCTCGGCGGCGATCATCGTCGGTTTCGCGATTCCAGGCTTCCTGTTCGCAATTCTCCTGATCATCCTGTTTGCCGGCGGCTCCTTCTTCAACCTGTTCCCGCTACGCGGCCTGACCTCGGACGGCTGGTCGCAATTTCCCTGGTACTGGAAGATCATCGATTATTTCTGGCACCTGGCGCTGCCGCTGATCTCGATGGGTCTGAGCGCCTTCGCGACCATGACGCTGCTCACCAAAAACTCGTTCCTCGACGAGATCCGTAAGCAATATGTCATGACCGCACGCGCCAAGGGCTGCAGCGAGGGACAGGTGCTCTACGGGCACATCTTCCGCAACGCGATGCTGATCGTGATTGCGGGTTTCCCCGGCGCCTTCATCCACGCGTTCTTCTCCGGCTCGCTCCTGATCGAGACCATCTTCTCGCTGGACGGGCTCGGGCTGCTCAGTTTCGAGAGCGTGCTCAACCGCGACTATCCTGTCGTATTCGGCACGCTCTATATCTTTTCGCTCGTCGGCCTCGTGGTCAATCTGATCTCCGATCTGACCTATATGTGGATCGACCCGCGGATCGACTTCGAGGCGCGGGAGGTCTGA
- a CDS encoding ABC transporter permease, whose amino-acid sequence MALTAPTPIETTAKSPFGEAVPVTHKQFAPSPLNRRRWENFKANRRGYWSFWIFMVLFVLSLFAELIANDRPFLIKYDGHLYWPAFVTYSETTFGGDFETAADYRDPYLQKLIKDKSGSIVWPLIRYSYDTHNLDLPTPAPSPPTWMLTEAQCKPVVEKKGLKSCRDLEYNWLGTDDQGRDVVARLIYGFRISVLFGLCLTIVSSIVGVAAGGIQGYFGGWIDLGFQRFIEIWTAIPSLYLLLILSSVLVPGFFVLLGILLLFSWVSLVGLVRAEFLRGRNFEYIQAARALGVSNAVIMFRHLLPNAMVATMTFLPFIVSSSVMTLTALDFLGFGLPPGSPSLGELLSQGKSNVQAPWLGFAGFFSVAIMLSLLIFIGEAVRDAFDPRKTFR is encoded by the coding sequence ATGGCTCTGACCGCGCCGACCCCAATCGAGACCACCGCGAAGTCGCCGTTCGGCGAAGCCGTCCCGGTCACGCACAAGCAGTTTGCGCCGTCGCCGCTCAACCGGCGGCGCTGGGAAAACTTCAAGGCGAACCGGCGCGGCTACTGGTCGTTCTGGATCTTCATGGTCCTGTTCGTGCTGTCGCTGTTCGCCGAGCTGATCGCCAACGACCGGCCGTTCCTGATCAAATATGACGGCCATCTCTACTGGCCGGCCTTCGTCACCTATTCGGAGACGACCTTCGGCGGTGACTTCGAGACTGCGGCCGACTACCGCGATCCCTATTTGCAGAAGCTGATCAAGGACAAGAGCGGCAGCATCGTCTGGCCGCTGATCCGTTACTCCTACGACACCCATAATCTCGATTTGCCGACGCCTGCGCCGTCGCCGCCGACCTGGATGCTGACGGAAGCGCAGTGCAAACCTGTCGTCGAGAAGAAGGGCCTGAAGAGCTGCCGCGACCTCGAATACAACTGGCTCGGCACCGATGACCAGGGCCGTGACGTGGTGGCGCGGCTGATCTATGGCTTCCGCATCTCGGTGCTGTTCGGCCTCTGCCTTACTATCGTGTCCTCGATCGTCGGCGTCGCCGCCGGCGGTATTCAGGGCTATTTCGGCGGCTGGATCGATCTCGGGTTCCAACGTTTCATCGAGATCTGGACCGCGATCCCTTCGCTCTATCTGCTTCTGATCCTGTCGTCGGTGCTGGTCCCCGGCTTCTTCGTGCTGCTCGGGATATTGCTGCTGTTCTCATGGGTGTCGCTGGTCGGTCTCGTGCGCGCGGAATTCCTGCGCGGGCGCAATTTCGAATACATCCAGGCCGCGCGAGCGCTCGGCGTGTCGAACGCAGTGATCATGTTCCGGCATCTCTTGCCGAACGCGATGGTGGCGACCATGACGTTCCTGCCGTTCATCGTCTCCAGTTCGGTGATGACGCTGACGGCGCTGGATTTCCTCGGCTTCGGCCTGCCGCCCGGCTCGCCTTCGCTCGGCGAACTGCTGTCGCAGGGCAAATCCAACGTGCAGGCGCCGTGGCTCGGCTTCGCCGGCTTCTTCTCCGTCGCGATCATGCTGTCGCTGCTGATCTTTATCGGCGAAGCCGTGCGCGACGCCTTCGATCCGCGCAAGACGTTCAGGTAG